In Dyadobacter sp. NIV53, a single window of DNA contains:
- the rpsA gene encoding 30S ribosomal protein S1, giving the protein MSKEKQNQPLPDFDWDKAEDKGFGTGYSAAERNRFEQMYDTTISPVQEKEVVKGVVVGITDREVILNIGFKSDGIVSSNEFRDLPGMKIGDTVEVYVENQEDAQGQLVLSRKKAKVITAWDNIQKSFDEDVVIDANVKRRTKGGLIVDIFGIEAFLPGSQIDVKPIRDFDIFVGKRMEVKVVKINYANDNVVVSHKILIEKDLEAQRQQILNNLEKGQVLEGVIKNMTNFGVFIDLGGVDGLLHITDISWGRINHPSDLLSLDQKLNVVVLDFDEEKKRISLGLKQLQSHPWDSLAEEIQVGSKVTGRIVNVADYGAFLEIKPGVEGLIHVSEMSWSQHLRNPQEFMNVNDEINAVVLTLDRQERKMSLGIKQLTEDPWTQGSLKDKYAIGTRHKGVVRNLTNFGLFIELEEGIDGLVHVSDLSWTKKIKHPSDFVKVNDELEVVVLELDADNRRLALGHKQLEENPWDTFETIFAVGSVHKSTIVAKGDKFATLELPYGIEGIAAVKNLTKEDGTFVEVGESLDFTVLEFLKDEKKIVLTHSKVKVPAPVVEEKKEERPAKAASSQSAPAKGSSNNESSTKEGEKSTFGDLSVLSALKEQFEENEKKEKNN; this is encoded by the coding sequence ATGTCTAAGGAAAAACAAAATCAACCACTTCCTGATTTCGATTGGGATAAAGCAGAAGACAAAGGTTTCGGAACGGGCTATTCTGCCGCTGAACGTAATCGTTTTGAACAAATGTATGATACTACAATTTCTCCTGTTCAGGAAAAAGAAGTAGTAAAAGGAGTAGTAGTAGGTATTACTGATCGTGAAGTGATTCTTAACATTGGTTTCAAATCTGATGGTATAGTTTCATCTAATGAATTCCGCGACCTTCCCGGTATGAAAATTGGGGATACAGTGGAAGTATATGTAGAAAACCAGGAGGACGCCCAAGGTCAGCTTGTATTATCCCGTAAAAAAGCAAAAGTAATTACTGCCTGGGATAACATTCAGAAATCGTTTGATGAAGACGTGGTTATTGATGCCAACGTTAAAAGAAGAACGAAAGGTGGTCTTATTGTAGATATATTTGGTATCGAAGCTTTCTTGCCAGGCTCACAAATTGATGTGAAGCCAATTCGTGATTTCGACATTTTTGTTGGAAAACGTATGGAAGTGAAAGTTGTGAAAATCAATTACGCTAATGATAACGTAGTTGTATCACATAAAATACTAATCGAGAAAGATCTTGAAGCACAACGTCAGCAAATACTGAACAACCTTGAAAAAGGACAGGTACTTGAAGGTGTGATCAAAAACATGACCAACTTCGGTGTGTTTATCGATCTTGGTGGTGTTGACGGTCTTTTGCACATTACTGATATTTCATGGGGCCGTATCAACCACCCATCTGACCTTTTATCTTTGGATCAGAAATTAAACGTGGTTGTACTTGACTTTGATGAAGAAAAGAAACGTATTTCTCTTGGTCTGAAACAACTGCAATCTCATCCATGGGATTCTTTGGCTGAAGAAATTCAGGTTGGATCGAAAGTTACAGGACGTATTGTTAATGTTGCTGATTACGGCGCATTCCTTGAAATCAAACCAGGCGTTGAAGGTTTGATCCACGTATCTGAAATGTCATGGTCTCAGCATCTGCGCAATCCTCAGGAATTCATGAACGTAAATGACGAGATCAATGCAGTTGTATTGACTCTTGACCGTCAGGAACGCAAAATGTCTTTGGGTATCAAACAACTTACTGAAGATCCTTGGACTCAAGGTTCATTGAAAGATAAGTATGCAATTGGTACACGCCATAAAGGTGTTGTTCGTAACCTTACCAACTTTGGTTTATTTATTGAGCTGGAAGAAGGTATAGACGGACTGGTACACGTTTCTGACTTATCATGGACTAAGAAAATCAAACATCCTTCTGACTTCGTTAAGGTAAATGACGAACTTGAAGTTGTAGTTCTTGAATTGGATGCGGATAACCGTCGTCTTGCTTTGGGCCACAAACAACTTGAAGAAAACCCTTGGGATACATTTGAAACCATCTTTGCAGTTGGATCTGTTCACAAATCTACAATCGTTGCAAAAGGTGACAAATTCGCAACACTTGAATTACCTTATGGTATTGAAGGTATTGCAGCAGTTAAAAACCTTACAAAAGAAGACGGTACTTTCGTTGAAGTTGGAGAAAGCCTTGACTTTACTGTATTGGAATTCCTTAAGGATGAGAAGAAAATAGTTCTTACACATTCCAAGGTGAAAGTACCTGCTCCGGTTGTTGAGGAGAAAAAAGAGGAAAGACCAGCTAAGGCTGCTAGTTCTCAGTCTGCTCCTGCTAAGGGATCTTCAAATAATGAGTCATCAACCAAAGAAGGCGAAAAGTCTACTTTTGGTGATTTAAGTGTGCTTTCTGCTTTGAAAGAACAATTTGAAGAAAACGAAAAGAAGGAAAAAAATAATTAA